One Egicoccus halophilus genomic region harbors:
- a CDS encoding GspE/PulE family protein: MSTDLPASVPDAAAAPGWRRLRIGEVLVEAGALTADQVAHALHRKEPDERLGDTVVRLGMCTEADVADAVASRLNLPRVDVLVTRPTREALDQVPVELAEQFGLLPLSFDGGTLVVATADPNLERLDDLRILTRARHVQPVIAATSALRLARRQAYRAELSLSDQANAPEREEADGSASESSPVVQFVESLVSEALVARASDLHLEPDVDGLRVRMRVDGLLRDVTRVPAQIRGQVLSRIKIMAQLDIAERRLPQDGRALVRTGAGDVDLRVATMPTMHGEKGVLRLLARGTDRVTIGELGMHADVRGGFVEALARPQGLVLVTGPTGSGKTTTLYAGLAAITDETRNIVTLEDPIEYELPGINQTQVNPRIGFTFARGLRHILRQDPDVVLVGEIRDQETAQLAVEAATTGHLVLATLHTNDAPSSVARLIDLGADRFLVCSSLLQVLGQRLARKICTGCPVVDEPTDEVLRRLGIPRAALETASPRRGAGCPACEYTGELGRVSVTELLRMTPALRHLLAGDVTEHQIAVVGRREGMRPLREDALTRAWRGEITFAEVLRTTPEPTATRADAQVA; encoded by the coding sequence GTGTCCACGGATCTGCCGGCATCCGTGCCGGACGCCGCTGCGGCACCCGGCTGGCGTCGCCTGCGCATCGGCGAGGTGCTGGTCGAGGCCGGCGCGCTGACCGCCGACCAGGTCGCCCATGCGCTCCACCGCAAGGAGCCGGACGAACGCCTCGGTGACACCGTCGTCCGGCTGGGCATGTGCACGGAGGCCGACGTCGCCGACGCCGTCGCCAGCCGGCTCAACCTGCCCCGGGTCGACGTGCTGGTGACCCGCCCGACCCGCGAGGCGCTCGACCAGGTCCCGGTGGAGCTCGCCGAGCAGTTCGGCCTGCTGCCGCTGTCGTTCGACGGGGGAACACTCGTCGTCGCAACGGCGGACCCGAACCTCGAACGGCTCGACGACCTGCGGATCCTCACCCGGGCCCGGCACGTCCAGCCGGTGATCGCCGCGACCTCGGCGCTGCGTCTGGCGCGCCGGCAGGCCTACCGTGCCGAGCTGTCGCTGTCCGACCAGGCGAACGCACCCGAGCGCGAGGAGGCCGACGGCAGTGCGTCGGAGTCCAGTCCGGTCGTGCAGTTCGTCGAGTCGCTGGTGAGCGAGGCCCTCGTCGCACGGGCCAGCGACCTGCACCTCGAGCCCGACGTCGACGGGCTGCGGGTCCGCATGCGCGTCGACGGGTTGCTGCGCGACGTGACCCGCGTGCCGGCGCAGATCCGCGGCCAGGTGCTCTCGCGCATCAAGATCATGGCGCAGCTCGACATCGCCGAACGTCGTCTGCCCCAGGACGGTCGCGCGCTGGTGCGGACCGGCGCCGGTGACGTCGACCTGCGTGTGGCGACGATGCCGACCATGCACGGCGAGAAGGGGGTGCTGCGGTTGCTCGCCCGTGGGACCGACCGGGTGACGATCGGGGAGCTCGGCATGCACGCCGACGTCCGCGGCGGGTTCGTCGAGGCCCTGGCACGACCGCAGGGACTGGTGCTGGTCACCGGGCCGACCGGGTCGGGCAAGACCACGACCCTGTACGCCGGGCTGGCGGCCATCACCGACGAGACCCGCAACATCGTCACGCTCGAGGACCCGATCGAGTACGAGCTGCCGGGGATCAACCAGACCCAGGTCAACCCCCGCATCGGTTTCACGTTCGCCCGGGGGCTGCGACACATCCTGCGCCAGGACCCCGACGTGGTGCTCGTCGGGGAGATCCGCGACCAGGAGACCGCCCAGCTGGCCGTGGAGGCGGCGACCACCGGCCACCTGGTGCTCGCCACGCTGCACACCAACGACGCGCCGAGCTCCGTCGCCCGCCTGATCGATCTCGGCGCCGACCGGTTCCTGGTGTGCTCCTCGTTGCTCCAGGTCCTCGGGCAGCGCCTGGCACGCAAGATCTGCACCGGGTGCCCGGTCGTCGACGAGCCGACCGACGAGGTGCTGCGGCGGCTCGGCATCCCGCGCGCCGCCCTGGAGACCGCCTCGCCCCGCCGGGGTGCCGGCTGTCCCGCCTGCGAGTACACCGGGGAGCTCGGGCGGGTGTCGGTGACCGAGCTGCTGCGGATGACCCCGGCGCTGCGCCACCTGCTGGCCGGCGACGTCACCGAACACCAGATCGCGGTCGTGGGCCGTCGAGAGGGCATGCGCCCGCTGCGTGAGGACGCGTTGACGCGTGCGTGGCGCGGTGAGATCACCTTCGCCGAGGTGCTGCGCACGACGCCGGAACCGACCGCGACCCGGGCGGACGCCCAGGTCGCCTGA
- a CDS encoding Mrp/NBP35 family ATP-binding protein has translation MPTKEQVLEVLATVDDPEIDKPITELGMVEEVVIEGSRVGVKIKLTVPGCPLKDRITRDVTNAVRQLPGVDDVQVAFGSMNDDERSQLSANLRAERGAANPQMDIAFASADSPTKVIAVASGKGGVGKSSVTVNLAVALAQQGHSVGVLDADIWGYSIPRMLGVSGKPVAFEGMVMPLQAHGCKVISIGFFTDPDRSVIWRGPMLHRALQQFLGDVHWGELDFLLCDLPPGTGDIAISLAQMLPNADMVVVTTPQQAAQKVALRAGKATEQTGMKVAGVIENMATFTCPDCGSTHDVFGSGGGQELADALDTDLLGRIPIDPRLREGGDAGLPLVLSNPDVPASIAVKQVAEQIASRKRSIIGRSLPLSVS, from the coding sequence GTGCCCACGAAGGAGCAGGTCCTCGAGGTCCTCGCGACCGTCGACGACCCGGAGATCGACAAGCCCATCACCGAACTCGGCATGGTCGAGGAGGTGGTCATCGAGGGCAGCCGCGTCGGGGTGAAGATCAAGCTGACGGTCCCGGGCTGTCCGCTCAAGGACCGCATCACCCGCGACGTCACCAACGCGGTGCGCCAGCTGCCCGGCGTCGACGACGTCCAGGTCGCCTTCGGGTCGATGAACGACGACGAACGCTCGCAGTTGTCGGCCAACCTGCGCGCGGAACGCGGCGCCGCCAACCCGCAGATGGACATCGCCTTCGCGTCGGCCGACTCGCCGACGAAGGTGATCGCGGTCGCCTCCGGCAAGGGTGGTGTCGGCAAGTCCTCGGTCACGGTGAACCTCGCCGTCGCGCTGGCGCAGCAGGGCCACAGCGTCGGCGTGCTCGACGCCGACATCTGGGGCTACTCGATCCCGCGCATGCTCGGGGTCTCCGGGAAGCCGGTCGCGTTCGAGGGCATGGTGATGCCCCTGCAGGCGCACGGCTGCAAGGTCATCTCCATCGGGTTCTTCACCGATCCCGACCGCTCGGTGATCTGGCGCGGGCCGATGCTGCACCGGGCGCTGCAGCAGTTCCTCGGCGACGTCCACTGGGGTGAGCTCGACTTCCTGCTGTGCGACCTGCCGCCCGGCACGGGTGACATCGCCATCTCGCTGGCCCAGATGCTGCCGAACGCCGACATGGTGGTCGTGACCACCCCGCAGCAGGCGGCCCAGAAGGTCGCCCTGCGGGCCGGGAAGGCCACCGAGCAGACCGGCATGAAGGTCGCCGGTGTCATCGAGAACATGGCGACGTTCACCTGCCCCGACTGCGGCTCGACCCACGACGTGTTCGGCTCCGGCGGCGGGCAGGAGCTTGCCGACGCGCTCGACACGGACCTGCTGGGACGCATCCCGATCGACCCGCGCCTGCGCGAGGGCGGCGACGCCGGCCTGCCGCTGGTGCTGTCCAACCCGGACGTGCCCGCGTCCATCGCGGTGAAGCAGGTCGCCGAGCAGATCGCCTCGCGCAAGCGCTCGATCATCGGGCGTTCGCTGCCGCTGAGCGTGTCCTGA
- a CDS encoding anti-sigma factor family protein, with protein sequence MAEKHVSGDRISAFLDDELDESRAMAVTRHLADCPTCLHELEALRRTRDALRRWGATPAPLVAVGQLERPGVVHQVSRGLRLASAGVAATMALFGLAYLVGEDTGEVVPPAELFLIDHLARTGDGPLPAPFGLDGS encoded by the coding sequence GTGGCTGAGAAGCACGTCAGCGGTGACCGCATCTCGGCGTTCCTCGACGACGAACTGGACGAGTCCCGGGCGATGGCCGTGACGCGCCACCTCGCCGACTGCCCGACCTGTCTGCACGAGCTCGAGGCGCTGCGGCGTACCCGCGACGCGCTGCGGCGGTGGGGCGCCACGCCGGCCCCGCTGGTCGCGGTCGGCCAGCTCGAGCGTCCGGGTGTCGTGCACCAGGTCTCGCGCGGCCTGCGGCTCGCCTCGGCGGGGGTCGCCGCGACCATGGCGTTGTTCGGTCTCGCCTATCTCGTCGGGGAGGACACCGGCGAGGTCGTCCCCCCGGCCGAACTGTTCCTGATCGACCACCTCGCGCGCACCGGTGACGGCCCGCTGCCGGCACCGTTCGGGCTCGACGGCTCGTGA
- a CDS encoding S1C family serine protease — protein sequence MSYDREEWRRPWRSGDTPVSFGDPGAARASTDVIPGSAEATGSSAVVSGAGAGSDQRTTPPLTSATEPIARFPQPPPSGWDESSAGPGSPVGSVRPPDTTGTVDAPEPRRSRGGLLGALVGGVLGAAIGTAATLALVVPGGDTGPSPVSAPAIEVDGDFGAVVPAVAQAVTPSVVTIDVPVTPGGATINAAPALGSGVIYRSDGYILTNHHVVEGASDVRVRLSNGDVLDAQIIGSDQLNDLAVLLVDRTDLPAVNLRDAVDDPLIVGEQVVAIGSPFGLDASVTSGIISALNREIRVDEQDNAALVIPSVIQTDAAINPGNSGGALVDARGRLVGINTAILTRTGASQGVGFAVSAEQAVVSADQLIQDGFVRHPLLGISGIDVSPETAEEFGLAAPRGALVDAVQDDTGAAEAGIRPGDIIVEVDGEPLATMSELVAEVRRRQPGEAIDLGLIRDGEELTVAVTLGERPR from the coding sequence GTGAGCTACGACCGCGAGGAATGGCGGCGCCCCTGGCGCAGTGGGGACACCCCGGTGTCCTTCGGGGACCCCGGCGCCGCCCGTGCGTCGACGGACGTCATCCCGGGGTCCGCCGAGGCGACCGGGTCGTCCGCCGTCGTTTCCGGGGCGGGAGCCGGCTCGGACCAGCGGACGACCCCGCCGCTGACATCGGCCACCGAACCGATCGCCCGCTTCCCGCAGCCGCCGCCGTCCGGCTGGGACGAGTCGAGTGCCGGTCCCGGATCCCCGGTCGGGTCGGTGCGCCCGCCCGACACCACGGGCACGGTGGACGCCCCCGAGCCCCGGCGGAGTCGGGGAGGACTGCTCGGTGCCCTGGTGGGTGGTGTGCTGGGTGCCGCCATCGGCACGGCGGCGACGCTCGCGTTGGTCGTCCCCGGCGGGGACACCGGTCCCAGTCCGGTCTCGGCCCCGGCCATCGAGGTGGACGGGGACTTCGGCGCGGTCGTCCCGGCCGTGGCGCAGGCCGTGACCCCGTCCGTGGTCACCATCGACGTGCCCGTCACGCCCGGTGGTGCCACGATCAACGCCGCGCCGGCGCTCGGGTCGGGGGTCATCTACCGCTCCGACGGCTACATCCTCACCAACCACCACGTCGTCGAGGGTGCCTCGGACGTCCGCGTGCGGTTGTCCAACGGTGACGTCCTCGACGCGCAGATCATCGGCAGCGACCAGCTCAACGACCTCGCGGTCCTGCTCGTCGATCGCACCGACCTGCCGGCGGTCAACCTGCGCGACGCGGTCGACGACCCGCTGATCGTCGGTGAACAGGTCGTCGCGATCGGATCGCCCTTCGGCCTCGACGCCTCGGTCACCTCCGGCATCATCTCGGCGCTCAATCGGGAGATCCGGGTCGACGAGCAGGACAACGCCGCGCTGGTGATCCCGTCGGTCATCCAGACCGACGCCGCGATCAACCCCGGCAACTCCGGCGGGGCCCTGGTCGACGCACGGGGACGGCTCGTGGGCATCAACACCGCCATCCTGACCCGCACCGGGGCGAGCCAGGGCGTCGGTTTCGCGGTGTCCGCCGAGCAGGCGGTCGTGTCCGCCGACCAGCTGATCCAGGACGGCTTCGTGCGCCACCCGCTGCTGGGGATCTCCGGGATCGACGTGTCACCCGAGACCGCCGAGGAGTTCGGGCTCGCCGCGCCCCGCGGTGCGCTGGTCGACGCCGTGCAGGACGACACCGGCGCCGCCGAGGCCGGGATCCGGCCGGGGGACATCATCGTCGAGGTGGACGGTGAACCGCTGGCGACGATGTCCGAACTGGTCGCCGAGGTCCGGCGTCGTCAGCCCGGCGAGGCCATCGACCTCGGCCTGATCCGCGACGGCGAGGAGCTCACCGTCGCAGTGACCCTGGGTGAACGTCCCCGCTGA
- a CDS encoding sigma-70 family RNA polymerase sigma factor, whose amino-acid sequence MPQRSFASPPDLRDDTVRRGAPTSAPGTLEHYPRLVGAVPDWDQIAEEYGEMVYTMAYRLTGDRDEARDLAQDVFVRVYRNLDRYQPGTFEGWLYRITKNLFLDRVRRHTRVRLEPLPDEEWKQPSESEPGPAETLEAGVLRSDLETALDDLPASFRTAVVLCDVQGLSYEEISDALDWPIGTVRSRIHRGRKALRSALEAEAEAAEDDRG is encoded by the coding sequence TTGCCCCAGCGTTCCTTCGCTTCGCCGCCCGACCTGCGCGACGACACCGTTCGTCGGGGCGCGCCGACGAGCGCGCCGGGCACCCTCGAGCACTACCCGCGACTGGTCGGGGCGGTGCCCGACTGGGACCAGATCGCCGAGGAGTACGGCGAGATGGTCTACACGATGGCGTACCGGCTCACCGGTGACCGGGACGAGGCACGCGACCTCGCGCAGGACGTCTTCGTCCGCGTCTACCGCAACCTCGACCGCTACCAGCCGGGCACGTTCGAGGGGTGGCTGTACCGGATCACGAAGAACCTGTTCCTGGACCGGGTCCGACGCCACACGCGCGTGCGGCTCGAGCCGCTGCCCGACGAGGAGTGGAAGCAGCCCAGCGAGTCGGAACCGGGCCCTGCCGAGACGCTCGAGGCCGGCGTGTTGCGCAGCGACCTCGAGACGGCCCTCGACGACCTGCCGGCCTCGTTCCGGACCGCCGTGGTGCTCTGTGACGTCCAGGGCCTGAGCTACGAGGAGATCTCCGACGCGCTCGACTGGCCGATCGGCACGGTGCGCAGCCGCATCCACCGGGGCCGCAAGGCCCTGCGCAGCGCACTCGAGGCGGAGGCCGAGGCGGCGGAGGACGACCGTGGCTGA
- a CDS encoding phosphatase PAP2 family protein, producing the protein MGTVVASYAAVRSGRSAALDRRAAKALAYPLGRRIDVLVAAGTDLGSVYGLAGCAAVLAATGRRRAAVDVALAGLAAWGGAQGTKPLIGRERPYVVEGADRLVAVPAGSSWPSGHVAVASAMAAALVPHVGRGRRRWLHLGSAAVAVSRCYVGVHHFTDVVAGWGVGVLSDAAVRSTRRRWARRRER; encoded by the coding sequence GTGGGAACCGTCGTGGCGTCCTACGCCGCCGTGCGTTCAGGACGCTCCGCGGCCCTCGACCGGCGTGCGGCCAAGGCGCTGGCCTATCCGCTCGGCCGGCGGATCGACGTGCTGGTCGCCGCGGGGACCGACCTCGGGTCGGTGTACGGCCTGGCCGGCTGCGCGGCGGTGCTGGCGGCGACCGGCCGACGTCGCGCGGCCGTCGACGTGGCGTTGGCCGGCCTCGCGGCGTGGGGGGGCGCGCAGGGGACCAAGCCCCTGATCGGCCGGGAGCGTCCCTACGTCGTGGAGGGCGCCGACCGGCTGGTGGCCGTCCCGGCCGGCTCGTCCTGGCCGAGCGGGCACGTCGCCGTCGCCAGCGCCATGGCGGCCGCCCTGGTGCCCCACGTCGGCCGGGGGCGGCGACGGTGGCTGCACCTCGGCTCTGCCGCGGTGGCCGTGTCGCGCTGCTACGTCGGCGTGCACCACTTCACCGACGTCGTCGCCGGCTGGGGCGTCGGCGTGCTCAGCGACGCCGCCGTCCGGTCGACCCGGCGGCGGTGGGCCCGCCGCCGGGAGCGCTGA
- a CDS encoding Sec-independent protein translocase subunit TatA/TatB, which produces MPGPQELLVIAVVALLVFGPDKLPELARNGAKLLARLRSETQRGLTEFKRAADLEDLDREIRGVSRELDETRRAITRPFGDALAGSGQRPGGGGAGPTPRADDDPPPFDPEAT; this is translated from the coding sequence GTGCCGGGTCCGCAGGAGCTGCTCGTCATCGCCGTCGTCGCCCTGCTCGTGTTCGGGCCCGACAAGTTGCCGGAGCTGGCGCGCAACGGGGCGAAGCTGCTCGCGCGGCTGCGCTCGGAGACCCAACGTGGCCTGACCGAGTTCAAGCGGGCGGCCGATCTCGAGGACCTCGACCGGGAGATCCGCGGCGTGAGCCGGGAACTGGACGAGACCCGTCGGGCGATCACCCGGCCGTTCGGGGACGCGCTCGCGGGCAGCGGGCAGCGCCCGGGTGGGGGTGGCGCCGGCCCGACGCCCCGTGCCGACGACGATCCGCCACCCTTCGACCCGGAGGCGACGTGA